Proteins encoded within one genomic window of Trichomycterus rosablanca isolate fTriRos1 chromosome 7, fTriRos1.hap1, whole genome shotgun sequence:
- the bcap31 gene encoding B-cell receptor-associated protein 31, protein MGLQWTAVASFLYTEVFLVLLLCIPFISPTRWHRLFKSRLVVTVTAYANTTFIFIIAVLIFLLIDAFREVRKYSAAEKFDLSKNPAAVEHVYMKLFRAQRNEYIAGFALLLCLLLRRLTSLLSQQASLLASNEAFQKQAESASDAARKYLEENEKLHEKLKEAGQEVPEAGSKVKGGVEEEYKALKQEVKQLKDELDATKKALQKSDGDVKAMKKQAENLTVEYDRLLEEHSKLQATLDSQQDKKSD, encoded by the exons ATGGGTCTGCAGTGGACAGCTGTAGCATCGTTCCTCTACACTGAGGTGTTTCTTGTGCTTCTGCTGTGTATTCCCTTCATCTCCCCCACACG ATGGCACAGACTCTTCAAATCTCGTCTTGTAGTTACTGTTACAGCATACGCAAACACAACCTTCATTTTTATTATCGCCGTCCTGATCTTTCTTCTGATTG ATGCATTCAGAGAAGTAAGGAAGTACAGTGCAGCAGAGAAGTTCGATCTATCCAAGAACCCTGCAGCCGTCGAGCACGTCTACATGAAGCTGTTCAGAGCTCAGAGGAACGAGTACATTGCAGGCTTCGCTCTGCTTCTCTGCTT GCTGCTGCGACGCCTGACCAGCCTCCTCTCCCAGCAGGCTTCGCTCTTGGCATCCAACGAGGCATTCCAGAAACAAGCCGAGAGTGCAAGTGATGCTGCCCGCAAGTACTTAGAAGAGAATGAGAAGCTGCATGAG AAGCTAAAGGAGGCAGGACAGGAGGTTCCCGAGGCTGGTAGCAAGGTGAAGGGCGGTGTAGAGGAGGAGTACAAGGCCCTGAAGCAGGAGGTCAAGCAGCTAAAGGATGAGCTGGATGCTACCAAGAAAG CTCTCCAAAAGTCAGATGGCGATGTGAAGGCTATGAAGAAGCAGGCTGAGAATCTCACAGTGGAGTACGATCGTCTGCTGGAGGAGCATTCCAAATTACag GCCACTCTCGACTCCCAGCAGGACAAGAAATCAGATTGA